From a region of the Acinetobacter larvae genome:
- the dinB gene encoding DNA polymerase IV codes for MRRIIHIDMDAFYASVELREHPELLQQPVVISSQHPRAVVAAASYPAREFGIRSAMSMAQARKRCPHVVVIEPNFDKYRAVSQQIHKIFQRYSDCIEPLSLDEAYLDVSDCLATRGSATAIAMQIRADIWAETGLTASAGVAPNKFLAKIASDWNKPNGIFVVKPHHIADFIRHLPLNKIPGVGRVTFAKLKALQLETLGDLQQHDVLFLEHYFGKYGRQLYLYARGIDERPVEAYRQRQQISKETTFDGDLSLAECYPYCPALIDSIWHSLQQKQLQAYGVSIKLKQKNFQTIQHSKSFKQPLQQLSELELAVTQLFTELQVDPQQQYRLVGIGVYQLQAKQNQAQLALW; via the coding sequence TTGAGAAGAATTATTCACATCGACATGGATGCATTTTATGCATCGGTAGAGCTACGTGAACATCCCGAGCTGCTACAACAACCTGTGGTCATTTCATCACAACATCCCCGTGCTGTGGTGGCTGCCGCATCTTATCCTGCGCGTGAATTTGGCATACGCTCAGCCATGTCGATGGCGCAAGCGCGGAAACGCTGCCCCCATGTTGTTGTGATTGAGCCTAATTTTGATAAATATCGCGCAGTCTCTCAGCAAATCCATAAAATTTTTCAACGCTATAGTGATTGTATCGAACCGCTCTCCCTCGATGAAGCTTATCTCGATGTCAGTGATTGTTTAGCAACGCGTGGCAGTGCAACGGCCATCGCGATGCAAATTCGTGCAGATATCTGGGCAGAAACAGGCTTAACTGCCTCTGCTGGTGTTGCACCAAATAAATTCCTCGCCAAAATTGCTTCGGACTGGAATAAACCCAATGGTATTTTTGTGGTCAAACCACATCATATTGCTGACTTTATCCGTCATCTGCCACTCAATAAAATTCCTGGTGTAGGTCGGGTCACTTTTGCAAAACTCAAAGCGCTACAACTAGAAACCTTGGGTGATCTGCAACAACATGACGTACTATTTCTGGAACATTATTTTGGAAAATATGGCAGACAACTCTATCTTTATGCCCGCGGAATCGATGAACGCCCAGTAGAAGCATATCGGCAACGTCAGCAAATTTCCAAAGAAACGACTTTTGATGGTGATTTAAGCCTAGCGGAATGTTATCCCTATTGCCCGGCACTGATCGACAGCATCTGGCATAGCTTGCAACAGAAACAATTACAAGCCTATGGTGTGAGCATCAAGCTCAAACAAAAAAACTTTCAGACTATTCAACATAGTAAAAGCTTTAAACAGCCGCTACAGCAACTCAGCGAGTTAGAGCTCGCTGTGACGCAGCTTTTTACTGAACTGCAAGTGGATCCACAACAGCAATATCGTTTAGTGGGTATCGGTGTTTATCAGCTACAAGCCAAACAAAATCAGGCACAGCTTGCTTTATGGTAA
- a CDS encoding GH25 family lysozyme, with amino-acid sequence MSAYRFSNRRRASREKTKADANQPAHPPRFTQRLAYTVMLILCCSALYADHPHSTAQDFNFQIRGFDVSHHQGAIDWSRVSPQQYQFVYLKATEGADYTDPRFQAHWLAARERGLYVGAYHFFRFCSSSAERQAQHFIATVPKKNNALPPVIDVEYDSRCMAQLTRQQVLQKMRIMQKLLQQHYEKQPIFYSSAKFYTLYLQQHFAHAPIWLQDFSGNTPAETQIVFWQYSRQGKISAIQGTVDLNLFLGNNAQWQHFLQHNSIEMPATRQ; translated from the coding sequence ATGTCAGCCTACAGGTTCAGCAATAGACGCCGTGCATCAAGGGAAAAAACCAAAGCTGATGCAAATCAACCCGCACATCCTCCTAGATTCACTCAGCGCTTAGCCTATACGGTGATGTTAATCCTGTGCTGTAGTGCTTTATATGCAGACCATCCGCATAGCACTGCGCAAGATTTTAATTTTCAAATTCGTGGTTTTGATGTTTCTCACCATCAAGGTGCCATTGACTGGTCACGGGTCTCGCCCCAGCAATATCAATTTGTTTATCTTAAAGCCACTGAAGGTGCAGACTATACCGACCCACGTTTTCAAGCCCATTGGCTCGCCGCCAGAGAACGCGGCTTATATGTCGGTGCTTATCATTTCTTTCGTTTTTGCAGCAGCAGTGCCGAGCGGCAAGCCCAGCATTTTATCGCGACCGTACCCAAAAAGAACAATGCTCTGCCACCAGTGATTGATGTTGAATATGACAGTCGATGCATGGCACAACTGACTCGGCAACAAGTGCTGCAAAAAATGCGAATCATGCAAAAATTATTGCAACAACACTATGAAAAACAACCGATCTTTTATAGTAGCGCAAAGTTTTATACCCTGTATTTACAACAGCATTTTGCGCATGCTCCAATTTGGCTGCAAGATTTTAGCGGCAATACTCCCGCTGAGACACAAATCGTTTTTTGGCAATATAGCCGCCAAGGCAAAATCTCAGCGATTCAAGGCACAGTGGACCTCAATCTCTTTTTGGGTAACAACGCACAATGGCAACACTTTCTTCAGCACAATTCAATAGAGATGCCAGCAACAAGACAATAG